Part of the Candidatus Krumholzibacteriota bacterium genome is shown below.
TAGTTGTTGATTAGAAAAAACCGCCTGTCCTTCTAAATTATCTTTTGCCGGCGAATCTGTCATGAAATCCTTGAAAGAACGGGATATCCTGTGATACCTTCTAATAAAACGGCAGCTGAAAAACTCTTTTTTATATAGAAAATTAAGGTTAAATAATGAAAGAAGTGAAGGGGTTAAGGGGAGCCGCTGTATTTTTGTCTCTATCCGCGTTTTTGATTTTCTCCTGTTCCGACCAAAAACCGGTTGAAAATAATCATTCCGCGCCGGAGAATATCCCGCCTAGCAGCTCCGGGGACAGCTCCCGGACGATACTTTTTTTTGATTTCGAGGACAAAGAGAGAGGCCACTGGACTATTCAAACTCCCGGGAAAGACCGTAAGGATCTGCTTTTCACGGAGATTGTGGAGGCAACCAAATACAATAACAGCGAAAAAATTCTTCATTTCGGTCCGGTGAAGGGAGAAAGCAGCGGTGAAATGATTTTTGTATTCGAGGAGAACGGAATAGAGAACTTTCCGCTGACCCGTGATATTCAGATGGCCTGGGCGTGGAATGTTTCCAGGGTCGAAGATATGAATGGGGTCTGGATATTTCTCAGTATGCTGGATACCAGGACTGGCAAGAGTTTTCGCGTACGGGCCGCGAATCACACAAAGTATATGCACGACTGCATGGAGACCTATGATCCGCCTAGATGCTGGTGTTTCAACAGCAGGTCGGTCTATGATTTTGTCTGGAGAAGGTACGGGCCGTTCAAAAAAGGGGATATTATAGTTAATAAAATCGGCATGGCAGCATATGGCGCCGAAAGTATCGACGCGTGGGTCGATAATATATGGGTCGGCCACGGACCGCCGCCGGAATACGTCAATACTATTTCCGACAGCTCCAGGATAAATGTTGAAGCAGAATCAAAGATGACCGGGTTTTCGTATGCTTATATCGATCATGATGACATCCCCGACCGGGTGGAGGTTTACCGCGAAAGGGCGGACATATTTATCAATCCGCATTCCGACGAATCTTCAGGCGGAGGGGAAGGCAGGATCAGTAACGTGCGCGTAACGCCGGATATGAGTATTAAATTGGGATCCCAGCGCGGGGACGCGGTAGTGACACCCGCCGATCTTAACGGTGACGGGCATTCTGATCTTCTCTTCCAGTTCGACGACCTTTACGGGAACGTTTGCTTTATTAACGATTATCTGAAGGGATCGTTCAGGGAGTTTGATGGCGGCGCGCTGAACTGCCCGGGAGAACACGGTTCAGGCACAGCTGCGGCGGATATGGACGGTGACACGGATCTGGACATTTTTATGTTTAACGGATTCAGGAGACGCGGCAATTTCGGCGGAGTGAGGGTGTTCAGGAACGAGGGGGGCTTAAAGTTTACCGACTGGACGGAGAAATCCTATTTGCTTTCAGAAGGTTCTTTCGGAGGTGTATTCGCCGACTTTAACAATGACGGGTTTAGCGACCTTTTAATAAATTACAAGCCGGTTGTATCGGGCAGGCGGCGGGGAATGATAAATTTCAACGACGGGACCGGCAGGTTCAAACCCTCCCTTGAAGCACTGAAAGATCCCGGCCCAACTCACTTTAATGTCTGCGCAACCGGCGATTTTGACAACGACGCGGACCTTGATATTTACTGCGCGTCCGATTTTATCGCAGGTTCGAGCGCCGTGCCTTCCACCATGATGTTCCGGAATAACGGTGACGGAACTTTTCATGATGTAACGGATAGTTCGGGAGCGGGATGCCGGGCTGAAAACAGCGGGGTGGTGACCGGGGATTTCAATCTGGACGGGTTTGTGGATATATACCTTATTAACGGAAAAGGTTCAGAATCGATACTTTATCTTAACAACGGAGACGGCACTTTCAGCGAGACGGAAAGATTTACATTCCTGATGTTCAAGGGAGCTGCCAGAGCGGCGGCCGCTCTCGATTTCGACCTGGACGGCGACCTCGACCTGGTAATGCTGACAT
Proteins encoded:
- a CDS encoding FG-GAP-like repeat-containing protein, coding for MKEVKGLRGAAVFLSLSAFLIFSCSDQKPVENNHSAPENIPPSSSGDSSRTILFFDFEDKERGHWTIQTPGKDRKDLLFTEIVEATKYNNSEKILHFGPVKGESSGEMIFVFEENGIENFPLTRDIQMAWAWNVSRVEDMNGVWIFLSMLDTRTGKSFRVRAANHTKYMHDCMETYDPPRCWCFNSRSVYDFVWRRYGPFKKGDIIVNKIGMAAYGAESIDAWVDNIWVGHGPPPEYVNTISDSSRINVEAESKMTGFSYAYIDHDDIPDRVEVYRERADIFINPHSDESSGGGEGRISNVRVTPDMSIKLGSQRGDAVVTPADLNGDGHSDLLFQFDDLYGNVCFINDYLKGSFREFDGGALNCPGEHGSGTAAADMDGDTDLDIFMFNGFRRRGNFGGVRVFRNEGGLKFTDWTEKSYLLSEGSFGGVFADFNNDGFSDLLINYKPVVSGRRRGMINFNDGTGRFKPSLEALKDPGPTHFNVCATGDFDNDADLDIYCASDFIAGSSAVPSTMMFRNNGDGTFHDVTDSSGAGCRAENSGVVTGDFNLDGFVDIYLINGKGSESILYLNNGDGTFSETERFTFLMFKGAARAAAALDFDLDGDLDLVMLTSEGGRLSIRENIGDPDNFLEVRLRGEGKNRFGIGGKVYIYQAGHLDNRKHLIGYREITQNACRETKRPPVAHFGLGAHELVDLKVVFPPAGGGDQVVKTIENVKKGSFLNICQSESFFGKVFCGHRADQIRDNFVYYLFRIPLWFFSLLVFSVVLAAGVWIRDAVGAANKRLARITAVIAAGILAVLLVYRSFAVGIAVIITAVAIIIFIYRLEEFFRGFFMSSSRRSKLEELLFDDLSQAIHTEKKFSFLGDMARKDSELDYEQIRKDFKSLDNMTSAMRMISPADSDWRVIRKEIEKIKEISGRLISDGKEKSPASPDLRIFKNSLERLNSMLEDYRLKLRMKYSIKFMDEWNALKGEYRTQLKEEQIELEEEFPDDIGRRSAHLLHDEFRHIFKNMFENSIHALRDVPEKKITVSGRYEVDYLVLRWRDSGEGLPPGMEDDIFISPVRSNKPGGMGEGCYQSGRILARRGGRIRAENTPGGSGTDFIMKIVVF